CCCGCCCCAACGGCATCGCCTTCTCACCGGATGAAAAAACACTGTACGTCGCTCAGTCCGATCCTGAAGCCGCCCTCTGGAAAGCATTCCCCGTCAATAAGGATGGGACACTGGGGCAGAGCAAGGTCTTCGGTGATGTCACCGAAAATGTCGGCAAGCTGCCCGGACTGCCCGATGGTCTGAAGACCGACTTCAAAGGGAACGTCTTCGCCACTGGACCAGGGGGCTGTTATATCTTCAGTCCCGAAGGTGATTTGCTGGGACGTATCAGCACCGGCGAACGGACAGCCAACTGTGCCTGGGGTAATGACGGTTCAGTCCTTTACCTCACCGCAGATACTTACCTGGTTCGCATTCAGACCAAGACCAGGGGACACGTCGGACCTCCCAAGGCCAAATAAGACGGTCGCCCCATCAGACGGTCCTGGAGCTAAATCACCTCCCTCCCGGTGTTCCCCTCAGCGGGACGCCGGGGGAGCGGGAGGCACAACTGGTGTCTGGCTCTGACTGTTCTTAAACACAAACAGCACTCTGACCGGGGGCTTATCCCCGCCTGCGGATCGCTGGTTCGTTGTCAGTTTCTGATCAGCAGCGTACGGCAGCAGACCCTGGTTCGGCTTGGAGGCAACCAGGGGCGCCTCGGGTGAAGCAGACCTGGCCTGACTCAGTGTCGGGAGTGGCGTCGCGCGTTTGTACTCTCTAGCGCGTCGCGTGAGCTGTTCGGCAGGCACCTGCATCCGATAGCGGGTCTGGTAACCTGTGTTTTCGTTCGAACGTGCCAGACCATCGTTAGCAGAAGTATCGTCGCTGGCTTTGCTATCCTGCTTTTGATTGCCCCCCGCCTGGAAGGGAGTGTCAGCTTCGGCTGCTGTGTTATCCGCCAGCAGACGTGGCAGGTCTTTGACGCTTTCCGTCAGTGAGGATTCATCGATGGCCGGCTGCAGGGACAGGCCCAGCAACTGACTCTGATTCAGATCTTTCTGCAAATCATTCAGCGCCGAGGCCACCTGGGTATCGGAGGCTTCCACGAAGACCGCGAACAGTTCATCCTCTTGAGCCGGTTCCGTCTTCTTTTCACCGGCGCTGTTACCGTTCTGGGAATTCAGGCGGTTCAGCTGACGTTCCACTTCAGATTGCTTTTTCTGATTGACCGGAATGTTATTCTTGCTCAACAGCAGTTCCATGGTGCCCAGTGCCTGTTTCACATCGACCACCCGCACTTCGATCACCGCAACCTTGCCATTGATATCCTGGAAGTAAGGCAAGACGTCGCCAATGCGGATCGCATCCATGGGAATATGTGAGGGCAGGCCTGTCATCGGAGGAATTGCCGGAAACGTGAGACGATTCTGGGCTTGGACTTCCGCCATGCGTTGCATGGCTTTCTGCTCTGCAAACGTGTTTTTAATCGCAAAGTCTGCCTTCTCTTTGCGGGCCAGATCGGTACCGCCCAACCCGGGTTGTCCTTTTGCCGGCTCGCTTTTTGCAGCGGCAGGGGCTGACATCCGCAGGGAGACAGAAGGCGCGTTTTCAGAGGGAGCTGTAGCCGTTTTCATTTTCAGGTCTGCGACCGGTTTACCCTGGTAACTGAAACTGTTATGAAACGCGTCTACCTGCTCACCTTCCTGCAGCGCGACCTCTGATTCGGGTGCGGGTTCAGCCTGACTCAGCAGTGTTGCCTGTTGATCGGTAGAGGTCATCTGCCAGTTGGTACCTGCGTTCGGCTCTGGAATATTCAGCAGTAAAACAAATAAGACCAAGGCTGCCAGAGAAGAACAGGTACTGATGGCGACCGCAATCCGGTAACGCAGCATTGAAGGACCCGACGAGGCCGGAGCCGTTTCGGGTGGTGCTGGAGTGGAGTTCAACAGGGTTTCCTGTTCGATCCGTTTGCGGATCGAGGGCGCCAGTTCGGGCGGCGCGGACTCCGTCGCTGTCTCCTGGATCAGCCGGGAGATCTCACCGAACTCGTGCAGTTCCTGTCGCGCTGCCGCTGACTCTTCCAGCAGCGACTCCAACTCCCGGCTTTCCTCAGCAGAGGACTCCCGGTCGAAGTAGGCGGACAGGTTTTCGTTAGATGATGGACTACTCATTTTGATTCACTTATAGATGACTCGTGGTCAGACTCGGAAACACGGGCCAGGGGTGCCTCCTGGAACAACGCGTTCAGTTTCTGTTTCAGTTCATTCCTTCCTCTAAAAATGCGGCTGCGGACCGTTCCCAGCGGAACGTCAGTGAGCTCAGCGATTTCTCCGTAAGACAAACCTTCCAGCTCCCGCAGAATCAGCGGGGTCCGGTATTCTTCCTGTAATTCATTCAACGCCTGGTGGACAATCTGTTTACGCTCGGTGCGTTCTGCCACGTCGGGAGGGTGTTGGTCGGGGTGAGGATCTTCCAGCCATTGACCTGACTGGTTTTCCTGCGGATCAATGGGGGTGGCGGATCGTTTCTGTTTTCGTTTCTGGGTGATCGCTGCATTAAAAGCGATGCGGAACAGCCAGGAGTAAAAGGCGGCTGTTCCCCGGAATGTGTTCAACTTGAAAAATGCCTGGGTAAAGCCTTCCTGGGCTGCGTCGCGCGCATCGTCGCTGGAGCCCAGAATCCGCACCAGCGTTCGATACAGACGGTCCTGATATTTTAGAACCAGCTGATCAAACGCCTCAGTACGACCTGCCAAACACTCTTGAATCAGGTATTGATCATTGTTGGTCACAGTAATAGAGAGACGAAACCAGGCTTAATGAAGTTCCCGCGGTTCACAGAAAACCGCAGTTTTACACAAAATCGATCAACGCTGAGATGGTATCTTCTTACTTTTCAGTATCTTACGTCAATGTCAATTCGTGAGAGCGACATAATTCAAGCCTGCGAATCAGCCGTCAGCTCACGATTATCGATCAATCGTGTGGAACCGGACCAGGCGGCGATCAACGCGACCATTCGGCTTTGAGAGTTTGAGAGCTCTTCCAGAGTGTCTGGATCAGCAATCGTCGCATAATCGAGTTTGATCAACGGCGTTCCCGACAGCAGCTCCCGCATCTCTGTTTTGATGCACTCGAGATCCGTCTCACCCGAGGCGATTTGTTCCTCGGCCAGCGCCAGCGCTCGAGAGAGAGACAAAGCCGATGCCCTTTCCTCCGCTGAGAGATAAGCATTGCGACTGCTCAGCGCCAGACCGTCTGTGTCTCGGATGATAGGGCACGTGATGATTTCCACCGGAAGATTCAGATCGAGACACATCCGCCGTACGATGGCCTGCTGCTGATAATCTTTCGCCCCGAAATAAGCTTTGTCGGGCAGACAGCTGAGCAGGAGTTTGGTGACCACGGTCGTGACGCCGCGGAAGTGATGCGGCCGGGTTGCGCCCTCCAGTGTCTCCGTCAGTGTCTCCACATCCACATGCGTTGAGAAGTGGGACGGATACATCATGTCTTTGGTCGGCGTCCAGACCAGGTCCGCCCCCGCAGCCTGGCATTTCTCCAGGTCTGCAGCCAGCGTCCGCGGGTACTTGTCGAAATCTTCATTCGGGCCGAACTGTGTCGGATTCACGAAGATCGATACCACGACGAAATCGCACTCTTTTCGTGCGGCTTCCACGAGGCTGGCATGTCCCTGATGCAGGGCACCCATGGTTGGCACAAAACCGATGACGGCATCTCCCTGGCGGGCTGCCCGTACTTGCTGTCGCAGTTCCGGGATTTCAGCAACCGTATCCATGCGCGCTTATTCCGATCTGTGGGTAAGATCTCGTCCCGTCAGGCGACTAGGATTTTTTCGGAGACGATTTCCGGTTTCCGCCACCCCGTTTTCCCGACGAACGACGCGAAGACCGTTTCGGACGTCGGCGGCTCTGATCGTCAGTTGCTTCCGGATCCGACTTTTTGCTGTCTCCCTCTTTGGCCTCTTTGGCTTTGTCCTGGCTGGAAGACTTACCGTTTACCAGCTTGGGGTCCAGCAGATAAGAGATGGCTTCCTCCCAACTCGGTACGTTGGGGTATTTGTTTTCAATCTCGTTCTTGCGGGGACGCGGTGCTTCGGAGCTGTCTGTTTCATCGTCAGAGTCAGACTCTGCAGCAGCAGGCTTTTTGCGACGACGAGAGCGGCGCGAGCGTTTCGGCTTCTGTTCGGTCTCCTCTTCGTCCTCTTCATCAGAGGCTTCATCGTCAACTTCCAGTTCCTCAACTTCGTCTTCCGTCTCTTCCTCATCCTCAGCGGTTTCAGAAGTTTCTTCTTTCTTACGCGAACGTGAACGTCTTCGGCGTCGACGACGACGGGGCTTCTTCGGTTCTTCCGCTTCTTCTTCCTCGGAGTCTTCTTCTGCAACAGCCGTCTCTTCTTCTTCGGCGACGGCTTCGTCCTCCAGATCCTCTTCGTCGTCTTCTTCAACTTCGAAGGAAACTTCTTCTGAAATCAGACCGAAGCCGAAGGAATCGTCGTCGTCCAGACGTTCGTCTGTCCGTGCGGTGGCAGGGGGATTTTCAGCAGTTTTCTTTTTGCGACTACGCGAACGACGGGAGCGGGCGGGCTTTTCCTGGACTTCTTCTTCAGCTTCAGCAACTACTTCTTCATCCTCTTCGTCTTCATCATCGGCTTCAGCGAAGACATCGTCCTCGTCGTCTTCGTCATCCTCCTCCTCCTCATCATCAGAGGCGGCGGGTCTCTTCGCTGACTTGGAATCGTCTTCGTCCCAGTCCCAGCCGTCCAGAGCATCCCAGTAGGTGTCTTCTTCGTCGTCATCGTCAACGGAAGACTCGGCTGCGACTTGAGCGGCGGGTTCGAAATCTTCTTCGATTTCGTCTTCCTCGTCCTCTTCATCGTCATCGAAGGACGCGATTAATTCATCTTCGTCGTCGTCCTCATCTTCGTCGTCGGCTTCAGCGAAGACATCGTCGTCGTCGTCTTCCTCGTCATCTTCATCAGAGCCGAGTACTTCGGGCTCATCGTCATCGTCATCTTCGAAGATGGCGGAACCGAATCCACTATCGTCGTCGTCATCTTCATCCGTCTCATCCTGAACACGGGAGACGGCAGCAGCCGACGGCTCTGCAGGGGCCGGGGTTTCCGGTTCCTCAGAGGTAGCCTCAACGTCTGCCTCGTCGTCTTCGGGCAGATCATCTTCATCGAAATCGACGGGCTCGGGTTTGACCTGCTGGTCAAAATCAATTCCAAACAGATCACCTGCGAGGGACTCCCAGGAGTCACCTTCACCCGACGGATTCTTGCCAAAAGGCTCTTTGCTTTTATTCATACAGCGCAAAATACACGTTCTTTATTGCTTTTACAAGATTTGCGCCATGTGCGAATCAGTGATATCAGCAGAATTCAGACTTATTTTGAGTACTCGATGTGGCGGATCACAGCCTGCAATTTGCGGGCTTTTTCCAGCATCGCATGATAGCGGGGAACTTTGGAATATCCCACCTGACGCGCCAGCAGGTCTGCTTCTGCACTCAGGACGACTGTACAGGGGATCGATTTCACCTTCAGAGTATCGGCGATTTCCCGGTCTTTGTCGAAATCGAGGTGTACAGGCTCGAATGCCTGATTCAGGTAGCGGGCCATCCGTGGATCGGAGAGGGTATCTTTCTCCAGTTTCCGGCAGTAAGTACACCAGCTGGCATCAAATACGATGAATACCGGCTTGTTACTCTTCATTGCGGCCTGGTGAGCCGTTTCCAGGTCCTGGTGCCACTTGATCTCCTCCGCGACTGATTCCGCGTTCGAGGCTTTTGAATCGGATTTCAAGAGCTCGATACAGATGCCAACCACGACGACAAGTGAAAAGCCAACAACGGCCCACTGGAGCTTCTGGGGAAGTCGTTTCATTTCATAGACTCCTTCATAAGTAAGGTAACCTGATTCGGTATCTATACTTATGTGACTGATAACTGATAGACCCGTTTTATGTGAGCAACTTACAAAATCGTTATAAATCGTTCACTGTGCTTTATCGGTATCAGATGAGGAACTTCTATGAATGATTCGATCGGAATTACCGGTTTGTCGGGCACATGGCCCGTAAAGTTTACCTAACCGGAACAGAATTGGGCTCTGCCACGAAAAAAAGCCAATCCTGAAGCGGGTTCGGCACGATTACCGACCGCCCCAGGCTTGGCTGAATGGACTGTTGTCCCGCCGATTACTCAGAACCAGCTGCCTTCTCGGGAGGCTTGGAATCTGTAGACTTTTTCTCAGATTCCGGCTGCTTCGGGGAGGCTTTTTCCGCAGCGGGCTTGGGTTTCGCCTCTGTTTTGGCGGGCGCCGGTTTACTCTTGCTGTCGGATTTCGCCGGAGCCGGTTTCGCGGACGGAGCCGGTTTCGGCACTGCAGGCTTCCCACCCGGTTGAGCCGGGGCCTTCATACCGGGGAGGTTCAGGCCCGGAATTCCCAGAGCGGGATTACCCGCTCCCGGTTTAGCGGCACCCTCTTCGGGTTTGTCAGCCGGCTCGACCAGGGCTTTCCGCGACATCCGCAGCTTCTCGAAGCTGTTGGCGGAAATTACGTAGTACCAGTCTGCAAACCGCTGATTCAGCTCCTGCACGCGTTCCTGGCCCTTGATGACCTTCTCGTCGTACTCCTTCAGCTGTTTCTCGTAGGTTTTGAGAGCCGACTCATACTTCTTCATCGCGGCTGCATATTCCACTTCCGGATCCGGTTTCTTCTCGCCGGCTTTCTCATCCTTCTTGTCAGTCGCTTTCGCATCGGCGGGTTTATCGCCGTCCGCTTTTTCTTTCGTCTCAGCCGGCTTTTCCGGTTTGGTCGGCTTCTGTGGCGGATCGCCGATAAAGGACGGGTCGAAAGTCACCGTCACGAACAGGTAGCGGCTGGTCTTCATGGCATCATTTTCTTCCGATTTGCCTGGTTTCTCTACCGCTTCCTCTGCTTTATCGCCAGCTTTCTTCTCTTTCGAATCCGCTTTTTCTGCATCTTGCGCTGGGGCTTTCTCACTCTTCTCTTTGCTGCCGTTACCGACTTCGATATCCAGCGTGCTGCCAGTGAAGATTTCACCAAAATAGAGCGAGTAGACCACACCCTGGTTGGTGACTACGATCACTTCCCCTTCGTTGGATACCAGCTGCTGACCGCCCGAAGCTGTCTGGGCCACGATGAAACCTTTGCTCTGCAGGTCGACAAAATCGAGTGCATTTTTCAGCTGCAACTGTCCCGACTTCTTGAGCTCCGCAGCGATGGCGGCCGGCTTGGGACGGATTCCCTGAATCTTGAGGTCGACCAGAGTGTTGATCATCTGGTTGACATCCGCGGTGTTCAGTTTCTCGGTCTCGGTATTCAGGCCTTCCAGTTCCCAGGGAGAGCTGGAGTTCTTGCGTTTCAGCGTCGAAAGTTCCTCGTCCACCAGGCGCCGATTGGTTTCATCGATCGAGTATTTATTTACGATGATTTCCACCAGTCGATCCCGGTCGACCTTCAGCAGATCCGGTTCGATCCAGTCCGAGAAATCAGAGGAGAGATCCACGTTGAGCTTAGTCCGGTAGACCGAATCTTCGTCGACTTTCCGCACATAATATTCATTGGGTTGTTCCGGCACCTGTTTACCGATAATAAAGTCGACCAGCGGCGCACCACCCTCTTTGGACAGTGTCAGACGCTGACCGCGGCCCTGCAGGTTGGTGTTCGATTCGTCCAGTGGATCGATGACGCCAAAACGTTCATGGTCGCTTTTTCGCCGACTTTCCAGGGCACCGCGAACTACTCCTACCAGGGAAGTGGCGGTTTCCGCCAGTTCGTCTTCGGCGTCAGCCGGGTAGTCGTGGTGCGACGGAATCCGCCAGGCACCGTTTTTATAGTCCACGTTGAAGACTTTCAGCGTGGCGGAATCTTCATCGTAGCTCACCACCCGCAGCGCTCGCGCCTGGGTCGGATCCGTGAAGTCCGGATAGAATTCTTCGCCTACCTTTTCATAACCCGTCAGCTCGACCGGTTGCGAGGCGCGATCGGTTACGAACGCCGCAATTAAGGCAACCACGGCGATTCCCACAAAGGTCAATGTTCTTGTCGTTTCATTCATGGCAAACGTTTTACTTAAAACAAGTGGTTTAAGATGGATTGAAACTGGCCGCGGGGGCTGCGTTTATTTCAGTCTCCGGTCCGGAGCAATATTCTGGTTCTCGTGCTTCAAGCGGAAGAACAGGAAACAGATTCCCAACAGGATCGCCGGGAAGGGGGGCACCAGAATTGCATACCAGCGAATCCGATTTTCAATTTCCCGAATCTGTCGCTCGGTCTGAGCTTTGATCTTTTCGACCTGTTGCTGTTTTTCCCGTTCGATCTTGGCTTCATCGACTTCCAGCCGACGACTTTCGTTTTCTTCAGCCATTCGTAAACGGATCTGTTTTTCCCGGCTGTCCATGGAAGGATCTTTTTCGATCCTTTCCCGTTGTTCTTTGAGACGGTCACGGGCTTCCTCCAGTTTGGCTTCAGCGACCTCGTTGGCCTTTTCCCGTTCCGCGTTTCGCTCTTTGATGAAGACCGAAGTTTCGCGTTCGACCAGTGTCAGCGTGCGATGCTTCTGACGCCGTTTGCGGAGCGAGATATAGGAATCGTCCCCGGCCAGTTGGTCGACACAGTTCAACAGGAAGGTCACGTTGTCGATCTTCAGACCGAAAGCCTGACGCTCGCGGATGTTAAACAGCTCATCGGAAATCAGGTCGGCATCTGCGACGAAGATCACATTCAGGTCTTTCACTTTTGATTTCGGAGTCGAAGTGATGTGGGCCGCCAGGACGTGGGCGTGTTCGTCGATCACGCGGACCGGATCCTGCACGATGCGGACCGAATTGAAGAACGGGCTGGTGATCTCACCCCAGGCCAGCAGACCGGAGTTGGGACCGGTACGCAGCAGCGGTTCGAAATTCAGATCCCGGTCTTTCCGCGGACGGATACTGCCCGGGAAGAAGGTCAGCATTTCCTGCAGACCACTGGTGATGTTACTGTCCAGGCTGAAGGCGCTTTTCGTTCCACTCTTGGGGCTGATGAAGATCAGCTCAGGACGCACGACTTCGGCAAACTCAGGATGCGGATTGAAGTAATCAAATACCACTTCCCCGTTATCCCAGGCGATCTCCAGCAGGTTCATCAGGGGCGTCAATCGGCCTTCATAAGCCTTAGGAGTTGGCGGCGGTTGACGCATTCCCATCATGCCTCCCGGACTCGGTTTGGGCATGCGAGGCGCCATCTGAATGCCGCGTCCTCCACCGAAGACGGGCAGCGGGTCATCACAGATCAACGTCGGTTTCCCTTTCTTGACGTAGTCCACCAGATTTTTGAGCTGGGGTTCGGTCAATGATGAGGGGAGTACCGCCAGCAGAACATCGTAATCGGTGTCGCTGATCGGCGAATCGGGTGAGACCTGCTCGACCCGGTACTGTTTCTTGAGTTCACTCACAATCAGCCACGGAGGCTGGTTGCCGCCCATGCTCATATCCAGACCACCAAAAATGCTGGCATCCGTATTCAGAATGCCGACCGTCAGACGATCATCTTTGGAGACTGTGCGGATGGAACGGGTCAGCTCGTATTCGATAGGTGTCCCGACGTTGAAGAACGGAATCACCACTTCATCGGTTGCGCTCTTCACGACGGCACCCATGAAGATGGTTTCCACGTAAGCCCGTCCACCCCGTTCGGTCTGAACCCGTTGGGGAGAGATGTCCAGCAGGCGGGCTTCCTCTTCTTCCTTGCTGAACGGCTCAACGTCAACGAATCGCACCTGCAGGCGTTTGCCGCCCAGCTGGTCATATTCCCGCAGCAGACCGATCAGTCGTTTGCGGATCGGCACGTATTCCCGCGAGACTTCCGGGCTGATGAAGGCTTCAATCGTAACGGGGTTTTTATCGTCGATCTTGGAGATCAGGTCTTTCGTCGTCTGTGACAGACTGTAAACTCTTTCGCTCGTCATATCGATGCGGCTACTGCCGTAGGAGACAATCGCATTCACGCTGATCAGAATCACTGCCAGCGAAACGGTTCGCACCAGGTACTGCAGACCCATTGAATTCTGCTCCTGGGAACTCCAGTGTCGGCGGGTGATGAGCACCCGGTTCAGGTACAGCATCATGATCGCCAGCGAGATGAAGTACAGCACCGAGGCCAGCGGCAGAACACCCGTGTTGAAATCCTGGAACTGTTCGACCAGGCTCAGGCTCTGAATCAGATTACTGGAAGGAACCACCTGTCCGATGAAGACCGGGATCGCGCAGATCACGGTTCCCAGCACAAACGCGACCGTGGTGCTGCTCGTCAGCGCGGAAGCGAACATGCCCGCAGAGAGCAGGGACGCACCCGCCAGCCAGTATCCAAAATAAGTCGTGAACATCAGCCCCATATCCGGGTTGCCGATGCTGGAGAGCACAAAAATATGCGTGACCGAGAACAGCAGGGCGATCGTGTAAACCGCCAGTACCGCCAGGAATTTGCCCAGCAGGACTTCCAGGTCCGAAGCGGGTAGGGTAAACAGCAGTTCGTCCGTGCCCAGTTTTTTCTCATCGGCCCAGACACCCATCGTAATTGCCGGGATGATGAACAGCAGCAGCAGGGGGTACCACAGGCTCAACTGATCCAGGTTCGCCTGGTTGTTGGCGAAGAACTGCTGGTTGAAGGCAGCGAAGGCACCGGCGACCACGAACACGACAATAAACAGATAGCCGAGCACTCCAGAGAAGTAGCTCTGTACGTTTCGCTTGAAGACGGCCAATACAACGTTGTTCCGCAACATAACAGAAGGGTCCTTACGTCAGCTTTATGAGATAACGAAATTGGTCGGTGAAAATGAAATTATGCGTGTGTCAGTTTGTGGAAGCGTTCTTCCATGTCTTCCTGACTGTTACCCAGCTCATCGACAGGGCCATCGAATACAACCGAACCCTGGTTAATCAGGATCACGCGGCTGCAGACGGCTTTGACTTCCTGCAGAATATGAGTCGAAAGCAGAATGGTCTTGGTTTTCCCCAGGCTGCGAATCAGGTCTCGAACAGACTGGTTCTGGTTGGGGTCGAGACCGCTGGTCGGTTCATCCAGAATCAGGATGTCTGGATCGTGCAGCAGGGCCTGGGCCATGCCCACACGTTGCCGGAAACCGCGGGAGAGTTTGCGAATCGGCTTTTTCCAGACGGTGCTTAAGTCGCACTTTTCCATCACAAACTCGAGTCGGTTACTGAGCTCGGCACTCGACATGCCCCGCACGCCACCCACGTATTTCAGGAAGCCCAGCGGCGTCATTTCTTCGTAGAGTGGACCGTTTTCCGGTAGATAGCCCAGTTTCTGACTGGCTTCAATCCGGTGCGTGCTGACATCAAACCCGCCGACGCGGGCCTGTCCTTCGCTGGGGGACAGAAAGCCGGTCAGCAGTTTCATCGTAGTCGATTTGCCTGCACCGTTTGGTCCCAGGAATGCTGCGACCTGGCCGCGGGGTACGGAAAATGTCACATCGCGGGTTGCAGCGAACTGGCCATAGAACTTACTCAGCCCGATCGCCTCGATCATGTTTTCGGAAGCCGTGCCCGTCGCTGACCCGGCAGGAGCTTGCTGAACCTGTTCCGACATTAGAATAATTCTCCCGATGATTATCTCGTGGTTGATTCAACAGTATGGATGTTCCAGTCCGGTCCGTCCGCCGGACCGCCTCGTTTATTGATACGGTCCCAGTCGGCAGACAACTGGAAGATTTGTCCATTTTTAACTGGTAAGTGTTGAAAATACAACGTAGGTGGTGAGTACGTTTTGAGTTACCTGGATCTTCGTGGCTGGCTCGTTCTCACCGGCGTCCTTCTGTGGAACCGGAAAACAGAGTCAGATCCGACGGTACCTCTATAGAAATAAACGCCTTTTTTTCGCTTGTCCAGCCGGTTTTACGAAAAATCAGTCCGCTGTCAGGGAATAAAAAATCGGTTGTACCGTCTGCCGATACAACCGATTTGTGTCTGTGATCCTGTTCGAGGATTACTCCTGAACGACTTCGACTTCCTGATCCATGGTTTCAAAGTGCTTCTGGACGTTGTACTTCGCCAGCAGATCTTTGCCCCAGTTCTGGATTGTCTGCACCTGCTCCTGCTGGGCCATCGGCAGGTAAGGTGAGAAGAAGAAGAACAGGTCCGTTTTCAGGAATTCCTGGTACATCGCAGTCTGGCCGCCCGGTGTGGACGGAATCCGGTTGATGACTTTGACCACGTAGCAGATCGACTTGTCGGCATTCAGAGCCACGCCCACATCCCCTTCCTGCATGTTGTCGAAGACCTGTTCCATGAAGTCGTTGCCGGCTCCATCGATGGCAGAGATCGTCGAGAGTTCAGGCCGGGGGAAAGCGAACGGGTTGCTTGCACCGGCGGTTGAGGTCCGCATCCAGCTGAAGGATTCGGTGGTCTGCGTTAACAGTTCCGTTCCCTCTTTTTTACCGGTGATGGTCTGCCCCTTCAGAGCAGTCTGCATGTCTTCGTCTTTCGCTTTGGTGATCAAAGCCTTGAGTTCTTCTGCCCGTTTCTGAGCCAGCGGACGGGCTTTTTCAGTTTTGATCTGGGCAATGATCTCCTGCTTGATTTCCGGATCGTCGAACTTGGGTACCATTGTGTCGGTATGAGCGACTTTCCAGTAAGAAATCAAAGCACTGGAGAAGGAATCTTCCGCTTCGAAAGTCGTGTAAAGCTGATCCATGGGGGTACCGAACAGCTGCTCGAGCACGGTTCGCGGCTGCGCCGTGAATTCATTCAGGGTGGGCTCACGTGCGGTACCCAGCGGGTATTTCTCAGACTCCATGAGTTCCCGGGCGGTCATCATGGGGGTGATGTTATACACGAGCTTGTTCTTGGCTGCATAGCTCTTGAGCTGCTCGGTGATCTCCTTTGGGGTCGGAGGATTCTCACCAGTAGCAGGACTGTTGATCTTGTAGCTCAAGTCATTCATGAAGGTCGCGGCTGCGTTGTTCTTCTGCTGCATCAGCTCGAGAGTGCGTTCCCGCAGCAGCTGATCGCGAATTTCACTTTTCAACTCATCGTTGAGTGGACGGTAAGGTTCCAGCGGAGGAGCAGCCGTCGTCGCACTTTCCGGTTGAGAGTCTGCCGGTTTGTCAGCAGGTTTCTCAGCTGGCTGTGCTGGTTTGCTTTCAGGCTTCGCAGCTGGTTTGGCAGGCTTATCAGCTGGCTTCGTTTCTGCAGCGGGAGCCGTTTCTTTTTTCGCAGGTTCCTTGGCTGCAGACTCTTTCTTGGCAGGCTGCTTTTCATCCAGCAGTGCTACGAAAATTGTCTGGTTGGAATCGAGAGCACTTGTTTTGTCTTTCGATTCTGTTTTGGGTTTCTCTGCTTCCGGTTTCGCTTCGGGCTTGAGTTTTTCCTCAGCCTTGGGAGCCGGTGTTTTGGCTTTCTCTGCCGAACCAGCCTTGGGAGCCTCTGGCTTCGCAGGTGCTTTCTCTTCAGCAGCTGGTTTAGGTGCAACAGGTTTAGGTGCTTCGACCGGTTGATCTCCCTGCGGAGCGACAGGAGCTCCCGGGAAGTTCATGTTCGGATCGTTGGGAATCGGATTATTTTTGTAAAGCGTTTCCTTGTTCTCTTCGTAGAACGCTTTGATCTCTGCTTCTGTAACAGCCTTTACCTGCTTTTCGGTCTCTTCGTAGTCGGCCAGCAGGTATTCGACTTTCACTTTGGGAGGCTGCAGCAGCCCCGGTGCTCCCGGACCTTTTTCGTTGGGCATGACCGCTTTGTAATTTTCGTAGAATGCCTTCATCTCGGCTTCAGTCGGTTCGGCGATCTCTTTCTTGAAATCTTCGACCGGCAGGGCTGCCACTTCCAGTTCTTCGCGTACGTTGAATTTCTGATAGAAGTTCCAGTACTGATCCGGGGTCAGCGAGACTTCAGGGCTCTTCAGTTGGAAGG
This is a stretch of genomic DNA from Gimesia sp.. It encodes these proteins:
- a CDS encoding sigma-70 family RNA polymerase sigma factor encodes the protein MAGRTEAFDQLVLKYQDRLYRTLVRILGSSDDARDAAQEGFTQAFFKLNTFRGTAAFYSWLFRIAFNAAITQKRKQKRSATPIDPQENQSGQWLEDPHPDQHPPDVAERTERKQIVHQALNELQEEYRTPLILRELEGLSYGEIAELTDVPLGTVRSRIFRGRNELKQKLNALFQEAPLARVSESDHESSISESK
- the panC gene encoding pantoate--beta-alanine ligase, whose product is MDTVAEIPELRQQVRAARQGDAVIGFVPTMGALHQGHASLVEAARKECDFVVVSIFVNPTQFGPNEDFDKYPRTLAADLEKCQAAGADLVWTPTKDMMYPSHFSTHVDVETLTETLEGATRPHHFRGVTTVVTKLLLSCLPDKAYFGAKDYQQQAIVRRMCLDLNLPVEIITCPIIRDTDGLALSSRNAYLSAEERASALSLSRALALAEEQIASGETDLECIKTEMRELLSGTPLIKLDYATIADPDTLEELSNSQSRMVALIAAWSGSTRLIDNRELTADSQA
- a CDS encoding thioredoxin family protein, giving the protein MKRLPQKLQWAVVGFSLVVVVGICIELLKSDSKASNAESVAEEIKWHQDLETAHQAAMKSNKPVFIVFDASWCTYCRKLEKDTLSDPRMARYLNQAFEPVHLDFDKDREIADTLKVKSIPCTVVLSAEADLLARQVGYSKVPRYHAMLEKARKLQAVIRHIEYSK
- a CDS encoding DUF4340 domain-containing protein; protein product: MNETTRTLTFVGIAVVALIAAFVTDRASQPVELTGYEKVGEEFYPDFTDPTQARALRVVSYDEDSATLKVFNVDYKNGAWRIPSHHDYPADAEDELAETATSLVGVVRGALESRRKSDHERFGVIDPLDESNTNLQGRGQRLTLSKEGGAPLVDFIIGKQVPEQPNEYYVRKVDEDSVYRTKLNVDLSSDFSDWIEPDLLKVDRDRLVEIIVNKYSIDETNRRLVDEELSTLKRKNSSSPWELEGLNTETEKLNTADVNQMINTLVDLKIQGIRPKPAAIAAELKKSGQLQLKNALDFVDLQSKGFIVAQTASGGQQLVSNEGEVIVVTNQGVVYSLYFGEIFTGSTLDIEVGNGSKEKSEKAPAQDAEKADSKEKKAGDKAEEAVEKPGKSEENDAMKTSRYLFVTVTFDPSFIGDPPQKPTKPEKPAETKEKADGDKPADAKATDKKDEKAGEKKPDPEVEYAAAMKKYESALKTYEKQLKEYDEKVIKGQERVQELNQRFADWYYVISANSFEKLRMSRKALVEPADKPEEGAAKPGAGNPALGIPGLNLPGMKAPAQPGGKPAVPKPAPSAKPAPAKSDSKSKPAPAKTEAKPKPAAEKASPKQPESEKKSTDSKPPEKAAGSE